The proteins below are encoded in one region of Phaseolus vulgaris cultivar G19833 chromosome 1, P. vulgaris v2.0, whole genome shotgun sequence:
- the LOC137815670 gene encoding uncharacterized mitochondrial protein AtMg00810-like has product MTFVSQVELKSIDEALKDEKWIVAMHEELNQFIRNDVWFMVPKIDQINIIGTKWVFRNKVVESGGMITRNKATLVAKGYIQEEGIDYDETFAPVARLEAVRLLLSFACISDFKLFHMDVKRAFLNGVINDEVFVLQPPGFEDHQHPKHGEFGMSMMGEHSFFLGLQVKQSKKGIFLSQAKYYKEILKRFEMDNCKEAPTPMSTNCYMDADIAGIVVDQNKFRGLIGSLLFLTASRPYIMFAVCLCDRFQSSPKESHLKVAKRILKYLKGTTNVGLWYPSHSSKHLVGYSDSDIVGCKLDRKSTSGTCHVLGSSLISWHSKKKACVALSTTEAEYIAAESCCAQILWIKKHLEDFGLKVSKIVVALL; this is encoded by the exons ATgacttttgtctctcaagttgaactcaagtcaattgatgaagctctcaaggatgaaaaaTGGATTGTCGCCATGCATGAGGAACTAAATCAATTCATCAGAAATGATGTGTGGTTCATGGTTCCTAAAATAGATCAAATAAACATCATTGGAACCAAATGGGTGTTCAGAAACAAGGTAGTTGAATCAGGAGGGATGattacaaggaacaaagcaacaCTAGTTGCAAAAGGGTACATTCAGGAAGAAGGGATAGACTATGATGAAACCTTTGCACCAGTGGCCAGATTGGAAGCTGTGAGGTTACTACTTTCATTTGCTTGCATAAGCGACTTCAAACTATTTCATATGGATGTGAAGCGTGCCTTCCTTAATGGAGTTATCAATGACGAGGTCTTTGTCTTACAACCACCCgggtttgaagatcatcaacatcccaagCAT GGGGAGTTTGGGATGTCAATGATGGGAGAACATTCCTTCTTTCTAGGACTGCAGGTTAAACAATCTAAAAAGGGCATCTTCCTAAGTCAAGCAAAGTATTATAAAGAGATTCTCAAACGATTTGAAATGGATAATTGCAAAGAAGCACCAACACCAATGTCCACAAATTGCTATATGGATGCTGATATAGCTGGAATTGTTGTAGATCAAAACAAATTTAGAGGATTAATTGGTTCTTTGCTCTTTCTTACAGCTAGCAGGCCATACATTATGTTTGCAGTGTGTCTTTGTGATAGATTCCAGTCCAGTCCAAAAGAATCACACCTTAAAGTTGCCAAAAGAATTTTGAAGTATCTAAAAGGTACAACCaatgttgggttatggtatccctCTCACTCTTCTAAACATTTAGTTGGATACTCTGATTCTGATATTGTAGGGTGCAAACTGGacagaaaaagcacaagtggaacttgTCATGTTCTTGGCTCAAGTCTTATAtcttggcatagcaagaagAAAGCTTGTGTGGCACTCTCAACTACTGAAGCTGAATACATCGCTGCAGAAAGCTGCTGTGCTCAAATCTTGTGGATCAAAAAACATCTAGAAGACTTTGGGTTGAAAGTTAGCAAA ATAGTTGTTGCTTTACTTTGA